CCCGATTCATCAATTCACGGATCGCCAGCTCGACCGACTGGCCCTCGAACAGGATCCGATGGACCTGCTCCACTATCGGCATCTCCACACCCAGCTTGCGCGCCAGTTCGTATGCCGACTCTGTTGTACGGATACCCTCGGCGACAGTGCGCTCCTCTCCACCCGTTATCTCCTCCAGAGACTCTCCATGGCCGATCCGCAGCCCGACCTTGCGGTTACGGCTCAAATCGCCGGTACAGGTCAAGACCAGATCGCCCAGTCCGGAAACACCGGAAAACGTCGCGGCGCTGGCGCCCAAAGCCGCTCCGAGACGGGCGATTTCCGCCAGGCCGCGGGTGATCAGCGCCGCGCGGGTATTGGTTCCCAGACCGGCGCCCTCAATCATTCCGGTGGCGACCGCGATCACGTTCTTCAGGGAACCGCCGAGTTCCACCCCCACCACGTCATCGTGCTTGTACACCCGGAAATACGCAGTCGAAAACAGGCCCTGCACCAGTAGGGCCGCCTGCTCATCCCTGCTGGCGGCGGTAATTACTGTCGGGCGGCGCGCGGCGACCTCGCTGGCGAAACTGGGACCGGATAGAACCACGTACGCCTTGACCTTCTCTGCCGGCAGGACCTCGGCCACAAGTTCGCTGATCCTCTTCAGCGAGCCGCACTCGATTCCCTTGCTGGCGTTGACCAGCACGGTACCAACTCCGATCCTTCCGGCGGCCCCGGTCAGCACCTCGCGCATGACATGGGTCGGGCAGACCGTGACCACCACCTCGGCCCCGTCCACTGCCTGCTGAATGTCGCTGGTGGCGCCCAGGTCGCCGCTCAGCTCGACTCCGGGCAGATAGAGCTCATTACGGTGTTCGCGCCCGATCTGCTCTGCGACCTCGGCTTCCCAGGACCAGAGAACAACGTCCTTGGCCTTCGATGCCAGCAGGTCTGCCAGAGTGGTGCCCCAGCTTCCGGCTCCGATCACCGCGATCCTCATCTGGAGCCACCTCCGCGGCTGAGACGTTTTTCTTCGCCGCGAATCAGTCTGCCGATATTCGAACGGTGGGTGATGAGCACACCGCAGGCTACCAGGACCCCGAAAGCCTGGAAGACCGGAAATCCCGGCGAACTGGTGTCCATGGTCAGGAAAATCGCCGGCGGCAGGGTCAGCACTGCTGCCAGCGATGCCACCGAGACGATCCGGAACACCGCGAAAAGCGCCGCCCAGACCAGCACACAGATTCCCACCGCCGCCGGGCTGATCGCCAGCATGACTCCCGCGACGGTGGCGACTCCCTTGCCGCCCCTGAATCCGACAAACGGGCTGTATATATGTCCCGCCACCGCGGAGATACCGAGTACGCACTGCAACAGGACAGTGCTCGAAATCTGAACCGTCGAGGGCAGCCAGAATACCGTTGCGAACCCCTTTAAAATATCCACCGAAAGCACCAGCATGGCCGGCACCGTACCCATCACGCGGAACACATTCGTGGCGCCGAGGTTTCCGCTGCCGTGCTCGCGGAGATCGATCCCCTGCAGGAGACGGCCGGCCAGATAACTGGTGGGGACCGCTCCGGCAATAAATGCCGCCAGTGATACCGACAGATATATTAAGAACATGATCGCTCTGGTTTTCGTTTATCTGGTTTTGCGGTGCTGACGGCTGCCCGCGCGACGGCGCTTCGGGTTTTTCCGGACAAAATGCAACCAGACAGGAGTCCCGGGAAACGGGAACTCCTCGCGCAGCCTGTTGAGCAGGTAGCGACGGTAGTGGTCGGGCACCAGGTCCGGATGGTTGGCGAACACCTCGATCACCGGCGGCGCTTCCCCGCTCTGACGGGCTCCGTAAAAAATCAGCCTGCGTTTGCCCACAACCGGGGGTTGGAGCCTCTCGGTAGCTCTCAGCAGCACGCTGTCGAGCTGCTCCCGGGTGAGCTTGCGTTTACGCTCCTGGGCGACCTGGACCGCCAGTTCAATCAGCTTGCCGATCCGCTGGGCGGTAATCGCCGAGATAAAAATCATCGGCACATGCGCCAGGTGGGGATAGTCCGCCTTGATCCCCTTCTCGATTTCAGCGGCGGTGTTGGTTTCCTTCTCCGCCACCAGGTCCCACTTGTTCATCGCCAGCACCAGTCCCTTGCCGGCGTTGATCGCCATGTCGGCCACGCGGAGTTCCTGGCGCAGCAGGCCCTGGCCCGAATCGAGCATCAGGACCGCCACCTCGCAGCGCTCGATACAGTTGACCGTGCGCAGCATGGTGTAGTAGTCCAGCCCCCTGGCCGTTTTCATCTTGCGCCGCAGGCCCGCCGTGTCGATCAGCACCAACTCGCGGCCCTGGAACCGGATCCTGGTATCCACCGGATCGCGGGTGGTCCCGGCCACCTCGCTGACCAGCATCCGCTCCTCGCCGGCCAGCTTGTTGACCAGCGAACTCTTACCCACGTTGGGTCTGCCGACAACGGCCAGGTGGATCGCCTGGTCGGTCTCGTCGGTATCGGTATCGGGCCACCGCCCAATGGTGTCCACCAGCAGGTCGAGCAGGTCTCCGCTGGCGTTGCCGTGCAACGCGGAAACCGCTATGACGTGCTCGAACCCCCAGCGCTGGAACTCGCCTGCGGGAAACCGTCCCTTGAGGTCCGATTTATTGACCGCCAGAACTACCTGCTTGCCCGTGCGGCGAAGGTAGCCGGCCAATTCCTCGTCACCGGCGGTGGGCCCCTCGCCGGCATCCACCAGGAACAGCAGCACGTCGGCCTGGCTGATCGCGATATCGACCTGCACGCGCAGCTCATCGCCGAACTCCTCGCCGACCGCATCCATGATCCCGGCGGTGTCGATCAGGGAAAACACGCGGCCGTTCCAGTCCACCTGGCCGTAAATCCTGTCGCGCGTCACTCCCGGGGTGCTGTCAACTATCGCCACCCTCCTGCCGACAAACCTGTTGAACAGTGTCGACTTGCCCACGTTGGGCCTGCCGATAACCGCTACCCTGGGAAGCGATCTCACGACTAACCGACCCTCCTAAAGCCTGACAAGCCAGATATCGCTCTTGTACTTGTCGACAATTTCCCGGGCCACCTCGTGGGCGTCGCCGCTGCTGCTGTACTGTCCGATCCGTACCCGGTGCCAGCGGCCGCTGTCGAGATCGACTTGTTCCACCCGCGAGTCGTAACCTTTATTTCTGTAAAATTCCGCCAGCTTGTTGGCGTCCTCGAGAGTGGACCAGGAAGCTACCTGGATAGTGTAGTCGCCGGGTACTGATTTGAACGCCTTCTCCACCGGTTCCGGCTCCGGTTCGGGTTCCGGCTCCGGTTCGGGTTCGGGCTCCGGCGCGGGCGCGGGCTCGGGTTGCTGGACCTGTGCCTGCGGCTGGGGCTGGGGAGCAGGCTCCTCTTTTTTGCCACAGGCAAAAGCCAGCACCAGCAATGAGAGACAGACTGCCAGTAAGATCCTGTTCATCGGGCACTCCGTGGTTTGAGAGAAAGCACAGGGGTAAAATAGCTGATTAAGTTTCCGCTAGCGAGTTTCCTTCATATCCACTGTCATGAGTTCCAATGCCCCGGCCGGACTGCCGGCGGCGATTGCCCTGGCCGGGGCGAGCTTGCCGCGCAACTGATCCAGCGTCATGTCGTCGAGAAACAACCTGTCCTCATTCAGCGCAGCCCCGGGCAGAAGATAGATATCGGCCGGTGGAGATTTCCTCACCGCCGCAATGATATCTCTTCCGCAGAGCAAACCCGCCACCGTGATCGAATCACCCAGCAGGCGGTTGGCGACCGGGGTAACGCGCCACGATGCGGGCAGAACTTTTTCTATCCGCGGCAGAAACCGCTCCCTGAATACAGGAGCGAACAGCTTGCCTGTCAGAAAGTTTATCCGGCTGTTCCTGCTCAAATTGCCCGGACCGATACGCCGCAGCAGCTTGTCCAGCTCGGACAGCGCACTGCGCACAAGGCCGATCCCGTTTTCAAGCTGCGGGTAGCCCTCGCAGCTCGCCGCCGACGGCAGCCGCGAGCCGCTCAGAATGTAGAACTCATCGGCCGCGAACACGAACCTGCCGCCCCGCTTCCGGCGGAAACCGCGCTGGAGGCGATGGATCGCCCGCAGCGTTTCGGCCGCCCCGGCCGGGGTCACCGGTTCCAAGGCAGGCAGACGCCGCCGATGGGCGGTGAGGCCGACCGGGACAACAGCCAGACTCAGTATTTCCGGCCCCAGCGCTTCCAACTCCAGTGCCGTGCGTTCCAGCACCACTCCGTCATTTATCCCCGGACAGAGCACGAGCTGGCAGTGGAGTTCAACTCCGCAAGCTATCAACTCGTCCAGCAGGCTCAGGATATCCGCCCGGCCCCGTCCGCCCAGCATCCTGCCGCGGATTTCCTCATCCGTGGCGTGGACCGAGATATAAAGCGGGCTCAGACCCATCCCGGCGATCCGGTCCAGATCGCGCTCACGGAGGTTGCTGCCGGTGATATAGTTACCGTACAGGAAACTGTGACGGTAATCCTCGTCCTTGACATACAGCGAGCGCCGGAGGCCTTTGGGCAACTGATGCACGAAACAGAACATGCAGTTACAGCCGCAACGGGTAATCCGGCCCTGATCGATATCGAGACCCAGGCTCTCGCCGCTCGTGCGGTGGAGTGTCAGCAGAGTGGCAGCGCTGCTGCCCGCCCTGCGGTACTCCAGTTCCAGTTCGGCGTCGGCTGTCAGAAACAGAAAGTCGAGGAAATCCTCGACCTGCTGACCGTTTATCGTCTCGATTGTGTCGCCCGGAGTCAGTCCGGCTCTATCCGCAGGCGAGTCGTTTTCAACCGCTGTAATCCTGACCATTACTTGTTTTACTATACCAGACGGTAAAAACATCGTCAAGAGAAACATCCCGTACGGGGAATTTCCCCGCCAGGGACAAGGGACTTGGTTCAATTCTGAACAGCAGCCGGAGGTGGATCAGCGTCCGGGCGGCAGGTCCAGCAGCCAGAGATCGCAGTTCCCGCTGCGGGTGGTGGCATAGACAGCACGGTTGCCGTCCGGCGAGAACCGCGGGCTGAGCACTCCGCCGGAATCGCGGGAAAGGGGACGGATCGCACCGTCGCCCGTGCTGAGCAGATACAGCTCGCCGTCGCGCACCAGCAGCACCCTGTCGCCCCCGGGGCTGATATCGGCGTCCTCGCAGCCCGGGGGTCCGGTTTCGATCAACGCGCCGGATTCGGTGGAATAGCGTATCAGTACGGGAGTTGAACCGGCGAAGGAAGTGAACAGCAGTTCCCTGCCGTCAGAACTCCAGCGGGGAAACATCGGGTAGCGCTCGGGACCGACCACCTCGACAGCCGTTGTATCCATAGGGCCGAGAGTCATGACCATCAGCCGCAGTTCCCTGTCGTGCTTGGCAATGTAGGCGATTTTCGACTCCAGCGGATGGAAGGCGGGCATCCATTCATCCGCCGACGATTTAGTCAGGCGGACAGCTTCTCTGGGGTCTTGAGCCAGGTCCACCAGCCAGATATCCCGGCTTCCGGAGCGCTCGCTCCAGAAGGCGAGGCGGGTGCCGTCCGGGTTCCAGACCGGGGTGCGCCCGCCGTTGTAGGTAATCCTCTCGGCGAACCTGTTTTCCACTTCAGCCACCCAGATTTCCGGATCGCCGGAGCGGTATGACGTATACGCCAGCCGCCGTCCCGAGGGACTGAATTCACCTTCCCAGTCGGTGCGCTCACTGAGCGTAAACTGCTCGGGACTGCCGATCACGTGAACAACAGTCCGGGCGCGCCCGGCCAGGGAATCGCCGCTGAAAGCCTCGATCGTAATCCGGTGGCTGGCGTAACTCAGCGCCTCCGCCGAGGTAACCAGCCCGGTCCCCAACTCGCCGTCCACATCAGAACTCCAGCGGAAACTTAATCCAGCGGGGTCGCCGCTCCAGCGCGCCACCATGCGTAGGCTGGCCCCGGAATAGACAGTCTCGGCGCCGGTGGGCTGGAGAATCCTCAACTCCGCCTCGAGGCCGGCGGCGTAAAAAGTAAGCGCGGCTAACGCTGCTGTCAGCATTGATTTACGATTCATCGCGGCAAACATATCCTTTCGCGCCCGGAAATCCCTCACCTGTTCTTATTCAGGACTTCATTGGTCAGGCTGAAATAATCCTCGGCCCCGGTGCTGTTGATCGCATATTCGAACACTGTCTTGCCGTAGCTCGGCGCCTCGCGCAGCCGGGTATTGACCCTGATTACGGTTTCGAACACCTTGTTGGGAAAATACTTGAGCAGAACTTTGTAGATTTCCTGGCTGAGGTTGGTTCGGACATCGTACTGAGTACTCAGAATACCCATCAACTCGAGATTGCCCTTGGTATACCGGTTGATTTCGCGCATCAGCTCGATTGTGTGGCGCGCTCCGTTCATCGCCAGGTAATCCATGCTGACCGGGATAATCACCTTGTTGGCCAGGGCCAGGGCGTTGATATTGACCAGGTTACGGCTGGGGGCGCAGTCGCAGATCAGGTAGTCGATATTGCGCAGGTCGCTGAGTGAGTTCCGCAGCACGAACTCACGCCCGTCGCGCTGGGCCAGGAACATTTCCGCGTCGTTCAGTTCCTTCCCCCCTGAAGGGATCAGGTACATGTTATCGCGAACGCGAGTGACCGTGGTTTTGCCGGTTTTGAGCAAGTCGGCCAGGCTTTTGCTGCTGTTGGTCGAGAACATCAGGCTGAGGTCGCCGTGGGCGTCGCAGTCGATCAGCATCACGCGCTTTCCGGCCAGAGCCAGCCCGTGGCCCAGGTTGATGGCGGTGGTGGTTTTCCCGGTACCGCCCTTGGAAGTAATAATCGCTATTTTGATCATGTATACACTTGCAGTCTAATGGCTTACGATCAGCAGGGCCGTCCCGTCAACGGTCTGTTCACCGCCGGGCTCATTTCTTTTTGCTGCCCTTGATAATTTTCAGCGCTTCGTTGATTTTGAGGCTGGCTTTCGTCAGGTCCATCGTCCCCGCCCGGTCGAACTCCTGCTCATCCCTGTCCAGAACCGGGTACGGTTTGCTGCCGGTCTGGCTGCGGCGCAGCTTCTCGTAGCGTGCCCGGTCCAGCTTGGCGGTTTCCTGCTGGCCCTCACCCGCTTCGATAACCGTCAGCGACCGGCTGAAAAACTCACCCCCGCCGGCGGGAGTGACTATCGGCTTCTGTTCGATTTTCTGCCTTGGTTCGGTCAGTTCTTTCGCCCGGCGGTACATCGAACTGGCCTTTTCGGGCATGGCTTTCTTGTCGTAGAGGATACCGAGATTATAGTAGACTCTCGGATTGTCCTGCTGCAGGGCCATCACCCGCTCGAAACTTTCGATCGCCTGGTCGGTCTTTTCCAGGTTGTTATAGGCCTCGCCGAGCATGAACATGATGACCGGGTTGTCCGGGTCGATCTGCACGCCTTTTCTGAGCACGTTGATCGCATCGTTGTAGACACCTCTGCGGTAGAGCACCTGGCCCAGCCCCTGGTACGCCTCGGGGCAGTTCGGGTTGACCGAAATCGCCTTGCGGTAAAACCGCTCGGCGTCGTAGTAACGGGTAAGGCTGATGCAGCACTCACCGCTGGAGATCAGGATTTCCTCATTGGAGGGATCGAAGTCAAGGAATTGGCCGAATTTCTGGATTGCCAGCTGCCACTTACCCTGACGGTACTGTGACAGGCCCAGGCATTTGAGACTCTCGTTGTGCCGGCGGTTGAGCTGCAGCGCCCGCTCGAACTGGACCTCCGCCTGGGCGTAGTTGCCCGCCTTGAACATTTCCAGTCCGGACTGGAAATATCTCTCGAGGGGTCCGCTCACCTGCTCTTCGCCGGTTCCGCCAAATTTCATCTGCTCGCCCGCCCCTTGCCATTTCCAACAACTTTAATTATTTTAGCAACTTACGCAGGCACGATGCGCAAATTTACGGAATGGTTATTATATTATCAATGTTACACCGTTTCTATTGAAATTCAACTGTTTTGATTGTAGTTTTAGCGGTTATTTCGGGCATGAAACTAGTTCCAGCCCGTTGATTGGTAAACAGGCTCCGGCATCAGGATAACCAACTCCGTTGTCCGCTTTCGGGCGCTGGAATTGACCGCAGCCGGCAGATCGTTCGCACGGACAAAAATACGGTTGCCTGAAGAAACGTTTTACAGGAGAGAAAAGTGAAGAAAGACCTGCATCCCGAATACAAGAAATGCGTAGTGACCTGCGCCTGCGGAAACTCGTTCGAGACGCATTCGACCGTGGAAAAAATGCACCTGGATATCTGCTCCCAGTGCCATCCGTTCTATACCGGCAAGCAGAAACTGGTCGATACCGCCGGCCGTGTCGAGAAGTACATGCGTAAGTTCGAGAAAACAAAGAAGATGCGCGAGACCGCAGACAAGAAAAAAGTGGTGAAGCAGACCAAAACCGCGGATAGCGCCGAACAGGCCGCACCGCCGGCCGCCGAGTAAGCTCTCCGGCTGAACAGTTGCTCCGGGAGAATGGGTGATGTTGGGCAAGCCGAAAGAACTCAAGATGGGCGGCCAGGCGGTGATCGAGGGCGTGATGATGCGGGCCGAGGACAACTGGGCCGTGGCCGTGCGTAAACCCGACGGCACTATCGCCCTCAAAAAAGAAACCTGGCGCTCACTTAGCAAACGGCTCCGCTTGCTGGAGCTGCCCGTGCTCAGAGGAGCGCTCGTGCTGGTGGAAACTCTGTTCCTGGGTGTGCGGGCATTGAGCTTTTCGGCGGAAGCTGCATCAGAGGAGGAGTCCGAATCGGCACAGAACGAGACCGGATTCTGGTGGAAAGTGTCGATGGCCGGCACGGTCCTGTTCAGTCTGACGGCCGGGCTGGCGCTGTTTTTTTACCTGCCCCTGTTTCTCACCGAGCTGACCGGTATCGAAAATCCGTTCTGGTTCAATTTTGTCGACGGGCTGCTGCGCATGGCCGTGTTCATGGCTTACCTGCTGCTGATCTCCCGCTGGAAAGACATTCACAGGGTGTTCGAGTACCACGGCGCGGAACACAAAACTATCGCGACCTTCGAGAGCAAGCAGCCGCTGGACTGGATTCATATCAAGGATCACAGCCGGTTTCATCCCCGCTGCGGCACCAGTTTCGTGCTGATCCTGCTGCTGGTGAGCATCCTCGTTTTCCTCTTTTTCGGCAAACCCGATGTCTGGGCCGACCGGCTGGTACGCCTGTCCGTCGTGCCGCTGATCGCCGGGGTCAGCTACGAGCTGATCAAGCTCAGCGACCGTTTCCCAGCCAGCCTGCTGAGCAGAATCGCGGTCGCCCCCGGATTATGGCTGCAGAGAATCACCACCTACGAGCCCGATGAATCGCAGGTGGAAGTTGCCGTGGCCGCGCTGAGCGCCGCCATGGAGCTCGACCGGGAATTGATCGAAAGCGCGATGGCTCCCGCCGCCGCCGAAGGTTAGCTCCCCTCCCCCGCAGTACGTGACCCTGAGTATTTCCCGTTTCATTTAACCTTGTCGATTACCGAAAATGAACGAAAAAATACAAAGCGTACTGGATAGATACGCCGAGTTGGAACGGCTGATGGCCGACCCGGCGGTGATTTCCGACCCCTCTCGTCTGCAGGAGCTGGCCCGCGAACACGGCCAGCTCGGTCCCGTGGTCGAGACCTGGGGCAAGCTGCAAAAAACGCGCGGGGAAATCGAGGAGCACAGCCGGATAATCGACAGCGGCGAGGACCCGGAACTGGCCGAACTGGCCGGGGAGGAAATCGGATCGCTGCGGGAGGCTGAGAAGCAGCTTGCCGCCCAGTTCGAAGGTCTGCTGGTGCCGCCCGATCCGCTCGACAGGAAGGACATCATCATGGAAATCCGCGCCGGTACCGGAGGCGAGGAAGCCGCCCTGTTTGCCGGCGATCTGTTCCGCATGTACATCCACTATGTCGAATCCCAGGGCTGGAAACACGAACTGATCTCGATCAGCCAGGCCGGGCAGGGCGGGATGAAAGAGGTGGTATTCAATATCCGCGGCAAAGGGGTTTACGGACGGCTCAAATATGAAAGCGGCGTCCACCGCGTCCAGCGCGTGCCGGCTACCGAAACTTCCGGGCGAATCCACACCTCGGCGGCCACGGTGGCGGTGCTGCCCGAGGCCGAGGAAGTGGATATCGAGATCAGGGCCGAGGAACTCAAGATCGACGTTTTCCGCTCCAGCGGGCCCGGCGGCCAGAGTGTAAACACCACCGACAGCGCCGTGCGGATAACCTACCTGCCGACCAACCTGGTGGTCACCTGCCAGGACGAGAAGAGCCAGCATAAGAACAAGGCCAAGGCGATGAACGTGCTGCGCAGCCGCCTGCTCGACCAGAAAATCCAGGAGGTGGAAAGCGAGCGCGCCCGCGACCGCCGCCTGCAGATCGGCACCGGCGACCGCAGCGCCAAGATCAGGACCTACAATTTCCCGCAGTCCCGGGTTACCGATCACCGGATCGGGCTGAGCCTGCACAAGCTCGAAGCGATCCTGGGGGGCGATCTCGACGACCTGATCGACGCCCTGGCCGAGGCCGGGCACGAGGAAAAGCTGGCGGAAACTCACAAAGCAGCCAAATGAATTGATACCCGCGGCGAGTTTTGAAACGGGTTCGCCGATCGGCGAACTCGTTTTTTTTGCCGACTTTTTTTTCTCGTTTGGAATTGATAATGCTTCTCAATTTTTATATTGTTATTCATTGCCTAGAGTATAGCCAATTGCCAATCTGTCGACTGGAGGCGGAAGATGTTCGAGGTAAACGAGCTGCACCCGGTGATGATCCACCGCAGGCGGGGCATGGAGGAGGTCAACAGGACTCCGGGCGGCAAGAAACTGGCTCACCCGGCATCGCGCGCGGCGCGGATTTTCGCCGACACGGCGGATATCGATGAGATCAAGCCGCTGTACGAGGCCGGGATAATCAACGGCGTTACCACCAACCCGAGCCTGCTCAAGAAAGCCGGCGCTAAATCGTGGAGCCAGGCCAAAGAGATGCTGAGCAGCATTCTCAAGCTGATGGCGCCGAACCCGGTCAGCCTGGAACTGACCGAAACAGAACCGGATAAGATGGTGGCGCAGGCGGCCGAGCTGTTCGAGCTGGGGCCGGAGAACGCGGTGATCAAGGTTGCCGTCGGCGGTTACACGGCACTCGCTGAGCGCAACGACCGTCACACGGGACTGAAAGTGCTGCGCAGGCTCTGGGAGAAAGATATCCGGACCAACGCCACCCTGATATTCAACACCACCCAGGCGTTCTGGGCGGCCAACGCCGGGGCCACCTACGTGAGTCCGTTCATGGGCCGGCTGGCCGACTACATGTACAGGCATGACCTTCCGGAGCTGACGCCCGGCAACTCGCTCTACCACGTGGTTGACCACAAAAACTCCGCCGGCCGCCAGCAGGTGGCCAACTCCGAATACGTGGCCTCGGGCGGAGCGCGCAAGGATTCCGGGATCAGGCTGATCCGCGAGATCGCCGCCGCGTTCGCCAACTACGATATCCACTCGGAAATCCTGGCCGCCAGCGTGCGTAACGCCGTCCAGCTCACCGAG
This DNA window, taken from Candidatus Glassbacteria bacterium, encodes the following:
- a CDS encoding NAD(P)-dependent glycerol-3-phosphate dehydrogenase; the encoded protein is MRIAVIGAGSWGTTLADLLASKAKDVVLWSWEAEVAEQIGREHRNELYLPGVELSGDLGATSDIQQAVDGAEVVVTVCPTHVMREVLTGAAGRIGVGTVLVNASKGIECGSLKRISELVAEVLPAEKVKAYVVLSGPSFASEVAARRPTVITAASRDEQAALLVQGLFSTAYFRVYKHDDVVGVELGGSLKNVIAVATGMIEGAGLGTNTRAALITRGLAEIARLGAALGASAATFSGVSGLGDLVLTCTGDLSRNRKVGLRIGHGESLEEITGGEERTVAEGIRTTESAYELARKLGVEMPIVEQVHRILFEGQSVELAIRELMNRELKKEYE
- the plsY gene encoding glycerol-3-phosphate 1-O-acyltransferase PlsY gives rise to the protein MFLIYLSVSLAAFIAGAVPTSYLAGRLLQGIDLREHGSGNLGATNVFRVMGTVPAMLVLSVDILKGFATVFWLPSTVQISSTVLLQCVLGISAVAGHIYSPFVGFRGGKGVATVAGVMLAISPAAVGICVLVWAALFAVFRIVSVASLAAVLTLPPAIFLTMDTSSPGFPVFQAFGVLVACGVLITHRSNIGRLIRGEEKRLSRGGGSR
- the der gene encoding ribosome biogenesis GTPase Der translates to MRSLPRVAVIGRPNVGKSTLFNRFVGRRVAIVDSTPGVTRDRIYGQVDWNGRVFSLIDTAGIMDAVGEEFGDELRVQVDIAISQADVLLFLVDAGEGPTAGDEELAGYLRRTGKQVVLAVNKSDLKGRFPAGEFQRWGFEHVIAVSALHGNASGDLLDLLVDTIGRWPDTDTDETDQAIHLAVVGRPNVGKSSLVNKLAGEERMLVSEVAGTTRDPVDTRIRFQGRELVLIDTAGLRRKMKTARGLDYYTMLRTVNCIERCEVAVLMLDSGQGLLRQELRVADMAINAGKGLVLAMNKWDLVAEKETNTAAEIEKGIKADYPHLAHVPMIFISAITAQRIGKLIELAVQVAQERKRKLTREQLDSVLLRATERLQPPVVGKRRLIFYGARQSGEAPPVIEVFANHPDLVPDHYRRYLLNRLREEFPFPGTPVWLHFVRKNPKRRRAGSRQHRKTR
- a CDS encoding SPOR domain-containing protein, translating into MNRILLAVCLSLLVLAFACGKKEEPAPQPQPQAQVQQPEPAPAPEPEPEPEPEPEPEPEPVEKAFKSVPGDYTIQVASWSTLEDANKLAEFYRNKGYDSRVEQVDLDSGRWHRVRIGQYSSSGDAHEVAREIVDKYKSDIWLVRL
- a CDS encoding DUF512 domain-containing protein: MFLLTMFLPSGIVKQVMVRITAVENDSPADRAGLTPGDTIETINGQQVEDFLDFLFLTADAELELEYRRAGSSAATLLTLHRTSGESLGLDIDQGRITRCGCNCMFCFVHQLPKGLRRSLYVKDEDYRHSFLYGNYITGSNLRERDLDRIAGMGLSPLYISVHATDEEIRGRMLGGRGRADILSLLDELIACGVELHCQLVLCPGINDGVVLERTALELEALGPEILSLAVVPVGLTAHRRRLPALEPVTPAGAAETLRAIHRLQRGFRRKRGGRFVFAADEFYILSGSRLPSAASCEGYPQLENGIGLVRSALSELDKLLRRIGPGNLSRNSRINFLTGKLFAPVFRERFLPRIEKVLPASWRVTPVANRLLGDSITVAGLLCGRDIIAAVRKSPPADIYLLPGAALNEDRLFLDDMTLDQLRGKLAPARAIAAGSPAGALELMTVDMKETR
- a CDS encoding ParA family protein — its product is MIKIAIITSKGGTGKTTTAINLGHGLALAGKRVMLIDCDAHGDLSLMFSTNSSKSLADLLKTGKTTVTRVRDNMYLIPSGGKELNDAEMFLAQRDGREFVLRNSLSDLRNIDYLICDCAPSRNLVNINALALANKVIIPVSMDYLAMNGARHTIELMREINRYTKGNLELMGILSTQYDVRTNLSQEIYKVLLKYFPNKVFETVIRVNTRLREAPSYGKTVFEYAINSTGAEDYFSLTNEVLNKNR
- a CDS encoding tetratricopeptide repeat protein, producing MKFGGTGEEQVSGPLERYFQSGLEMFKAGNYAQAEVQFERALQLNRRHNESLKCLGLSQYRQGKWQLAIQKFGQFLDFDPSNEEILISSGECCISLTRYYDAERFYRKAISVNPNCPEAYQGLGQVLYRRGVYNDAINVLRKGVQIDPDNPVIMFMLGEAYNNLEKTDQAIESFERVMALQQDNPRVYYNLGILYDKKAMPEKASSMYRRAKELTEPRQKIEQKPIVTPAGGGEFFSRSLTVIEAGEGQQETAKLDRARYEKLRRSQTGSKPYPVLDRDEQEFDRAGTMDLTKASLKINEALKIIKGSKKK
- the rpmE gene encoding 50S ribosomal protein L31, producing the protein MKKDLHPEYKKCVVTCACGNSFETHSTVEKMHLDICSQCHPFYTGKQKLVDTAGRVEKYMRKFEKTKKMRETADKKKVVKQTKTADSAEQAAPPAAE
- a CDS encoding DUF1385 domain-containing protein, which translates into the protein MLGKPKELKMGGQAVIEGVMMRAEDNWAVAVRKPDGTIALKKETWRSLSKRLRLLELPVLRGALVLVETLFLGVRALSFSAEAASEEESESAQNETGFWWKVSMAGTVLFSLTAGLALFFYLPLFLTELTGIENPFWFNFVDGLLRMAVFMAYLLLISRWKDIHRVFEYHGAEHKTIATFESKQPLDWIHIKDHSRFHPRCGTSFVLILLLVSILVFLFFGKPDVWADRLVRLSVVPLIAGVSYELIKLSDRFPASLLSRIAVAPGLWLQRITTYEPDESQVEVAVAALSAAMELDRELIESAMAPAAAEG
- the prfA gene encoding peptide chain release factor 1 encodes the protein MNEKIQSVLDRYAELERLMADPAVISDPSRLQELAREHGQLGPVVETWGKLQKTRGEIEEHSRIIDSGEDPELAELAGEEIGSLREAEKQLAAQFEGLLVPPDPLDRKDIIMEIRAGTGGEEAALFAGDLFRMYIHYVESQGWKHELISISQAGQGGMKEVVFNIRGKGVYGRLKYESGVHRVQRVPATETSGRIHTSAATVAVLPEAEEVDIEIRAEELKIDVFRSSGPGGQSVNTTDSAVRITYLPTNLVVTCQDEKSQHKNKAKAMNVLRSRLLDQKIQEVESERARDRRLQIGTGDRSAKIRTYNFPQSRVTDHRIGLSLHKLEAILGGDLDDLIDALAEAGHEEKLAETHKAAK